From the genome of Agrobacterium tumefaciens:
AGGCGGTATCCGAACGTGAGGAAAATGATGCCAATGACCGTCAACCCCGCTCCGACTGGCGTAAAGTCGAACATCGAGAAGCTTTGACCGGTCATCTCTTCGCGCAGTCGTGACACCACAATGTTGGGAGACGTGCCGATCTGCGTCATCAATCCACCCAGTAGCGCGGCGAAGGCCATTGGCATCAGGTAATATGAAACGGGACTTCCAGACTTGCGGGCAAATTGGAAGGCAACCGGCATCATGATGGCAAGCGCACCGATGTTCTTGATGAAGGCCGACATCACCGCGACAAGGATCATCAGAAATGCAAGCTGCAGGCCTTTTGAGTGCATTTCCGGAAAATACTTTTTGATCGTCATGTCGACGATACCGGAGCGTGCCACCGCCGAACTGACGATCAATGCGCTCGCAACGATAATGACAATGTCATCGGAAAAACCGGAGAACGCCTTTTCGAAGGGCACGACCCCCAGTGCCACGGCCACAAGAAGCGCGCTGCAGGCGACGACGTCATATCTCACCTTGTCCCAGATAAAAGCCAGCATCATGGCGGCGATCACGGCAAAGGCGAGGATCTGGTCTGTTGTCATGCTGTCTGTCGGCTTTCAGATGGGCGAGTGCGGTTTGGTCACTCTTGTCGGTGGGGCAGCCTGAGAACGCAAGGCGACTTGTCGGAGTTCCGCGAAAAAAGTGTCCCATGGAATGAAAAAGGCCCGCCGGGCGGCGGGCCTTAAAAGGAGGAGAGGAATGAAAATTCGCTCCAGGATCAGTGCGTATCGGTTGCGTCGGCTTTTTTTCTGCGACGCGCATTGCGCGCGAGCATGTTCAGGAGCTCGACCAGTGCCGAGAACGCCATTGCCGCGTAGACGTAGCCCTTTGGAACATGGAAGCCCATGCCCTCGGCGATCAGCGTCATGCCGATCATCATGAGGAAGGCCAAGGCCAGCATGACGATCGTCGGGTTGCGCTCAATGAAGTTGGCGAGCGGCGTTGCAGCAAGGAGCATGACAACGACGGCCACGACCACGGCGATAATCATGATCGGCAGGTGAGGGGTCATCCCAACGGCGGTGATGATACTGTCGACCGAGAAAACCAGGTCGAGTAGCAGGATCTGGCCGATAGCCGAGCCGAAATTCATCGTTACCGCTCCACCCACCATGTCTTCCTTATGATCTTCAGGATCGACATTGTGGTGAATTTCCTTCGTCGCCTTCCACATCAGGAAAAGGCCGCCGCCGATAAGGATCATGTCCTTCCAGGAGAACGCATGACCGAAGATTTCGAAGACGGGGGTCGTGAGCTGTACGATCCATGCGACAGTCCCAAGCAGTCCAAGCCGCATTACAAGCGCAAGCCCGATGCCGATGCGGCGGGCTTTTTCACGTTGTTCGGGTGGAAGCTTGTTGGTGAGGATCGAGATGAAGATCAGGTTGTCGATGCCGAGCACGACTTCCATGACAATCAGTGTGACGAGCGCCACCCAGGCGGCGGGGTCGGACAAAAGAGGGAGGACGGACTCCATCAGGGAAACTTTCCTTTCAGCAACGAGGCCAGCCGAACCATTCGGTTACGGAGATTTATAGCGTAATACGCGAGAAACAAGGCAGGAACGGCCTTGGTCTTCAAGATTTCATCGAAATTTCGCGTAAGCCGCGTATCGGCATTCGCGCCGTTGCTGAATGAGGTCAGGCCCGATCAGTTCCATAAGCGGCCATAAAGACCTTTATGGCGCTGTCGATGACCCGATTCAGTTCCTCGTCAGGGACAGGCCCTTCCAGCTCACCGAACAGTCGCATCTTGAAAAAGGTGCCGGTGGAGAGCTCTATGAATTGCCTTGCCGCAAGCTCCAGGTCATCGATCTTTAAGTGGCCTAGGGCAACGTGATGTTCGATGAAGTCCTGAAGCACTGTGCGGACATTGTTGGGTGCGGCGATGAAAAAACGCTGCGCCAGCTTCGGCATACGATCAACGACGCCAAGCACCGAGCGCATGGCTGGTATCATGTCAGAGCATATCATCTTGTTGGCGAAGGCGAGGCCGAACTGTTTCAGCCCGTCGCGAACTTCCTCGGTTCCAGCCAGAATGTTGCGCATCGAAGCTGCGAATTCCTGCCGATGCTGGTCGACCAGGGCGACGAAGAGGTCTTCTTTATTGGAGAAGTAAACGTAGATCGTCCCCTTGGAAACCCCTGCTTCCCGGGTGATATCGTTCATGCTGGCGGCATCGAAGCCCTTCAGTTTGAATACCCGCCAGGCGCCCGCCAGTATCTGCTCGCGCTTTGCCGGGTCTTCTCCTGCTGCAAAGCGCCCAACGGAATTTCCGGGACAGCCAGCGTCGGTATCTATCGCCATCGTCTCTTTTTCACCTGCCATCGTCTTTGAAACTGGAACCAAAAAAATTAACCGAACGTCGAACCAAACGGTTCGATAGGACTTGATATGTGTTAAAGAAGCGATTATGTCAATCGAACCGAACGGTTCAGTTCGAAATTCTTTCTTCAATCTATCACGGTACAAGCAAATGTCGGCCCAGAAGAATAGCGCTGTTCGCGCGGTCAACGATACGCAAGAGGCGGATGCCGTCGCCAAGGCCGAAGCCGCCCCGGCAAAGTCCGCGGAAGCGCCTGCATCCCAGTCTCCGGCTCCCAAGCAGAAGAAGCGGTCCAAGGTATTGCCTGTTATCGCGCTCGCGGTCCTCGCCGGAGCTGGATGGTACGGTTACGACTGGTGGACGGACGGCCGCTTCATGGTCTCAACCGATGATGCCTATATTCGCGGAGACATTGCTGTCATCGCGCCGAAGGTTTCCGGTTATGTTGCCAAGGTCAACGTTGTCGCCAACCAGGAGGTCAAGGCGGGTGATCCGCTCGTAACCCTGGACGATGGCGACTATCGTATTGCTCTTGATCAAGCCGAAGCGCAGATCCGCACAGAGGAACTGTCTCTGAACCGCATCGATGCGCAGATCGTTGGTGCTCAGTCATCGTTGCAGCAGTCGATTGCCCAGAAGGGTTCTCTGGATGCCGCATTGCGCGGTGCAGAAATCAACCAGAAGCGCGCCAGCGAGTTGCAGGCCAAGGATGTAGGCACTGTCGCATCTGCCGACAATGCACAGGTTGCACTCGACCAGGCTAAGGCCAACGCGGTTGCCGGTGACGCAGCTATTACCTCGGCCAGAGCAAATGTCGAATTGCTTCGCGCCCAGCGCACTGAAGCCGAAAGCACGATCCGGTCTTTGCAGCTTTCGCGTGACAAGGCAGCGCGTGACCTGTCGTTCACGGTACTGAAGGCACCATATGATGGCGTTATCGGCAATCTGGCTGTCCAGACTGGCGACCTCGTGTCTGTTGGTAAACGCCTGGCGTCCCTCGTGCCGATGAACGAACTCTACATCGATGCGAACTTCAAGGAAACGCAGCTAGCGCGCGTTGCACCCGGTTCGAAGGTTCGTGTCCACGTCGATGCGTTTGACGATGCAACGATCGAAGGAACCGTGCAGTCGATCTCGCCGGCTTCTGGCTCGATCTTCTCGATGTTGCCGCCTGAAAACGCCACCGGCAACTTTACCAAGGTCATTCAGCGCGTGCCGGTTCGGATCGTCTTTTCGAAAGAGGATCTCGCCAAGCATAATCTGCGTGCCGGCCTGAGCGTGGTTGTTGATGTCGACACGCGCACAGCACCCGAACACACCCAGACTGCTGAAGCGAAGTAACCGAGAAGCAAGGACAAGGCCATGGCGGCTACGGTTGTTGGAACAGGTGGGGCGACGGTCCCCGCCGACCCGCCTATGGACAAGCGCAGGCTGATCGCTTTTTTTGCGATGGTCTTCGGCATGTTCATGTCGATCCTCGACATTCAGATCGTTTCCGCCTCGCTTGCGGAAATTCAGGCCGGTCTCGGTGCAGGATCTGATGAGATTGCATGGGTTCAGACCTCGTACCTGATCGCGGAAGTCATCATGATTCCGCTTTCGGGAACATTGGCGCGCATTCTTTCGACGCGCGTTCTGTTTGCCACCTGCGCAGCCGGCTTTACGATCTCCAGTGCGCTTTGTGCGACTGCGACGAACATTGACCAGATGATCGTCTATCGCGCGATCCAGGGGTTCATTGGCGGCGGCATGATTCCGTCCGTCTTTGCTGCGGCGTTCACGATCTTTCCGCCGTCCAAGCGCTCCGTCGTGTCGCCGATCATCGGCCTTGTTGCCACGCTAGCGCCCACCATTGGTCCGACCGTAGGCGGTTATCTTTCCAACGCTTTTTCGTGGCATTGGCTGTTCCTCGTCAACATCATCCCTGGCATTATCGTCACGATCCTGACGTGGAGCTTCATAGACTTCGACAAGCCCGAAAGTTCGCTCTGGAAGAAGTTCGACTGGTGGGGTCTCTTGTCCATGGCCGTCTTTCTCGGTTCGCTGGAATACGTTCTTGAAGAAGGCAACAACAAAGACTGGTTCAATGACGAGCACATCGTCCTCGGCACCATTGCGATGGTTGTTGGCGCTGTCGTGTTCTTCTGGCGCGCCTTCAAGGTGGAGTTTCCCGTTGTCGACATACGAGCCTTCTCCGATCGGAATTTCTCGATCGGGTCGTTGTTCTCCTTCGTCATGGGTATCGGTCTTTATGGATTGACCTATCTCTATCCGCTCTATCTTGGGCGTGTGCGTGGCTATGACGCATTGATGATTGGCGAGACGATGTTCGTCTCTGGTCTTGCGATGTTCTTCACCGCGCCGATTGCCGGCAAGGTCTCGACCAAGCTCGACCCGAGAGTGATGATGGCGATCGGTTTTATCAGCTTCAGTGCCGGCACATGGATCATGACGCATGTCACGACCGACTGGGATTTCTATGAGCTGCTGATCCCGCAGATCCTGCGTGGTTTCGGTCTGATGATGTGCATGGTGCCGATCAACAACATCGCGCTTGGAACCCTGCCGCCCGCGCGAATCAAGAACGCGTCTGGTCTCTTCAACCTCACTCGAAACCTTGGTGGCGCTGTCGGTCTTGCGGTCATTAACACGCTTCTTTCCCAGCGCACGGACGATCATTACGTCCGGCTTTCGGAACATGTGACCTATGCCAATCCGGAAGCGCTGGAATGGTTGAACAGCGTCGGTGCAAACTATGATTCCTACGGGTTGGACGGTGCCTCCGTCGCAATCAAGAAGTTGGTCGGCATGGTATCCCAGCAGGCCTGGATATTGGCTTTCTCCGATATCTTCCTGCTGCTGACCGGCCTCTTCATCAGCCTGATCCTGCTGACCGTCCTGATCCAGAAACCAAAGGCTGCGCCACCACCCGATGCAGCACACTGAATAAACAAGAAGAAGCCCCTCCCAATCCACCGCAGAGCTGGGCCGTCGCAAATGACGGCCCATTTTTATTTGCGGGGTTTGAGGTACGTACATCATTTTTCGATTTACTGTGATGGCAAAGGCAGATATGCAGAGCTCCTGGAGGAGCCATGAAGCCAACTGTCCACGACATTGCTGCAAAGGCGGGCGTCAGTTTGGCCACCGTTGATCGTGTGCTGAACGTTCGTAAAGGTGTTCATGCAGCGACCCGCGCCAAGGTCGAAGCAGCGATTTCCGACCTTGGTTACGTGCGCGATATGGCGGCTGCAAATCTGGCCAAGGGGCGCAGCTATTCGCTGGTCTTCGTTGTTCCCGGCAACGACAACTCGTTCATGGCAACGCTTCGCGCCGAGGTTCGCGCTGCCGCATCCCGGTCGCACATAGAGCGCACCGCGATTCGTGTCATCGAGGTGCCACCGTTCGATGCGGCCGCGTTGACGCAGGCACTCGACGTGGCGCGGCAGGAAAGGCCGTCAGGCGTCGCTTTCGTCGCGATTGACTCGCACGATGTTGCCGAGGCGACGGAACGTCTGTCTGAAAGCGGTATCGCGACTGTGACACTGGTGTCGGACATTTCTGGAGCGCACCGCGATCATTACGCCGGCGTCGACAACGTCGCGGCCGGACGCACTGCTGCCAGTCTGCTCGGACGTTTTTTGTCTGGCAGGGGCGGGGAGGTTGCTGTCGTCGCCGGTTCGATGCTCGTGCGTGACCATCGTGAACGCCTGCAGGGATTTCGCGCCGTAATCGAGGCTGAATTTCCAGAGATACGCCTGTTGCCCGTTTTGGAGGGGCGCGACAATCCCCAAACCGTCGCAACTCTGGTCGGTGAAGCGCTTCAGAATACGTCGCTTTCTGGCATTTACAGCCTCGGCGCGGGTAACCGCGGGCTTATCCGTGCTCTCAAAGCGAATGTCGGAGACCGCTCAGTGTCCGTCATCGCCCACGAGCTGACGGAAAACACGGCCAATGCGCTGAGGGAAGGCGTTATCGACGCGGTTCTCAATCAGGATGCCGGGCATGAGGTGCGTAGCGCTATTCGTGTGTTGAAAGCGCGCGCCGATGGTCAGCAGGTGATTGCAGCCCAGGAGCGCATCCGCATAGACATCTTTCTCAGGGACAATCTGCCCTGAATTTTTAAGCCGCCGTGCGGCGGAAAATGGAGAAATACATGTATCTCGGTCTCGACCTTGGAACCTCTGGCGTTAAAGCCCTGCTGATTGACGGCGATCAGAAGATCATCGGTTCTGCAAATGGATCGCTCGATGTTTCGCGCCCACACCACGGCTGGTCGGAGCAAGACCCTGCTGCCTGGATCAAGGCGTCCGAAACAGCCGTCGCCGGGCTCAAGGCCAAGTTTCCGAAAGAGCTCGCAGCCGTCAAAGGCATCGGCCTTTCAGGACAGATGCACGGTGCGACGCTGGTCGATGACGCGGGCAAGGTTCTGCGTCCATGCATTCTCTGGAACGACACTCGGTCCTTTGCAGAGGCTGCCAAGCTTGACACTGACCCGCGCTTTCGGAAAATCACCGGCAACATCGTGTTTCCGGGTTTTACCGCTCCAAAGCTTGTCTGGGTTGCGAACAACGAACCTGAAATCTTCGCTAAAGTCGCCAAGGTTCTGTTGCCTAAGGATTATTTGAGGCTTTGGCTGACGGGCGAATACATTTCGGAAATGTCGGATTCCGCTGGCACCTCCTGGCTCGATACCGGCGCACGCAAATGGTCGCCGGAGCTGTTGGCTGCGACTGGTCTCGATGAAAAGCAGATGCCTTCGCTGGTAGAGGGGACCGATGAGGCGGGTGTCCTTCGTGCTGACCTCGCCGCTGAATGGGGAATTTCGGGCAAAGTCGTAGTTGCCGGCGGGGCCGGTGACAATGCGGCTTCTGCCTGCGGCATGGGAACCGTTGAAGAAGGCCATGCTTTTGTGTCGCTCGGAACGTCCGGCGTTCTCTTCGCAGCAAACGCATCTTATCTTCCGAAGCCTGAAAGCGCCGTGCATGCCTTCTGCCACGCGTTGCCGAACACATGGCATCAGATGGGCGTTATTCTCTCCGCGACTGACGCCCTCAACTGGTATTCGCGCCTGACCGGTCAGTCCGCCGCTGCACTGACGGCCGAACTGGGTGATGAGCTCCTAGCCCCGTCAGGTGTTACGTTTGCCCCCTATCTTTCGGGTGAGCGCACGCCACACAATGATGCTGCAATCCGTGGTTCCTTCATCGGTCTTGCGCACGAAAGCGACCGCAAGGCGCTGACGCAAGCGGTCCTCGAGGGCGTCACCTTCGCAATCCGCGACAACCTCGAAGCGTTGAAATCGGCAGGTACGTCGATTTCTCGCGTGACCGCCATTGGCGGCGGGTCCCGCTCGGCCTACTGGCTTGCGTCTATTGCCACATCGCTCGGCGTGCCGGTTGATATTCCGGCCGAAGGTGACTTCGGTGCCGCCTTTGGCGCCGCGCGTCTCGGCCTGATTGCTGCAACAGGTGCCGATCCCGTTTCTGTCTGCACCCAGCCAAAGACCGACAGCACGATTGAGCCTGTAGCGGCACTCGCGGGCGCTTATGAGGAAGCCTACGCGCGTTACCGTGCGCTCTATCCTGCCATCAAATCGCTCTGAGTTGCGGACCTCCTGCTTGAGGGCAGGTCTCCAACTGTGCGGCCGGGGTGAACCCAATATCTCACCCCTTTTACCCCATTCGGGCCTTTTGCCCGTCCCTCCCCATCCGGCGAGGGCGAATAAACCCAAGGAGGATCATTCGTGAGTACAGGTTTTTTCGGCGACATCAGCAAGATCAAATACGAGGGCCCGGACAGCACCAATCCGTTGGCTTTCCGTCACTACAATCCCGATGAGATTGTTGGTGGCAAGCGCATGGAGGACCATCTGCGCTTTGCCGTCGCCTATTGGCATTCGTTTGCCTGGGAGGGTAGCGATCCTTTCGGCGGACGTACCTTCGACCGGCCTTGGTTCGGGGACGATATGGCGAAGGCAAAGCTGAAAGCCGATGTGGCTTTCGAAATGTTCAGCCTGCTCGGCGCGCCCTATTATTGCTTCCACGACGCCGATGCGCGCCCGGAAGGAAAGAACTTTGCCGAGAGCACGAAGAACCTCAACGAAATCGTTGATTATCTTCAGAAAAAGCAGGAAGAAACCGGAGTTAAGCTCCTGTGGGGTACAGCAAACCTGTTTTCCAACCGGCGCTTTATGTCGGGTGCCTCGACCAACCCTGACCCGGATGTGTTTGCCTATTCGGCTGCGACCATCAAGACCTGCATGGATGCGACCATGAAGCTTGGTGGTGAAAACTACGTTCTCTGGGGCGGACGTGAAGGTTATGAGACGCTTCTCAATACCGACCTGAAACGTGAGTTCGACCAGATGGCGCGCATGCTGCACATGGTCGTCGAGTACAAATACAAGATTGGTTTCAAGGGTACGATCCTCGTGGAGCCGAAGCCACAGGAGCCGACCAAGCACCAGTACGATTACGACGTCGCCACCGTCTATGGCTTCCTGAAGAAGTATGGCCTTGAAAACGAGGTCAAGATGAACATCGAACAGGGCCATGCGATCCTTGCCGGGCACACATTCGAGCATGAGTTGGCATTGGCCTCGGCACTCGGCATCTTCGGTTCCATCGACATGAACCGTAACGACTACCAGTCCGGCTGGGACACCGACCAGTTCCCGAACAATGTGCCGGAAATGGCGCTTGCCTACTATCAGGTTCTGCAGGCAGGTGGCTTCACCACGGGTGGTACAAACTTCGATTCGAAGTTGCGCCGTCAATCTCTTGATCCAGCGGATCTGTTGATCGGCCACATCGGCGGCATGGATTGCTGCGCACGGGGCCTGAAGGCTGCGGCAAAGATGGTGGAAGATGGCGCCCTGTCGAAACCGCTTTCCGAGCGTTACGCCAAGTGGGATCAGCCTGAAGCACAAAAGATGCTGCGCGGCGAATTGAAGCTTGAAGATATTGCTGCCAAGGTCGAGCGCGAAAACATCAATCCTGAACCGAAGTCCGGTCGTCAGGAGTATCTCGAAAACGTCGTCAATCGTTACGTTTGATCTGCTAGTCCTATCGAACGATTTGAGAGGCGGGAGGATTTCCCGCCTCTTTTTCGTTTCGCCATCACGAACCGCCGACCCATTGTTCGATAACACCTGCAAGCGCTTTGGATATTTGATGAGGCAAATTTCTGAAACGTTGCAGAATTGCGTTGCTGTTGGCTGTACCTGCTTCCCAACATCGTCTAAACCTCCATCAACCTTCCTTTAGGCATGACAGAGAGGGCTTGTCCTATGACCGATCCCAAGGTGCTTGCAGCACGCTTCCCCGGTGACTTCCTGTTCGGTGTTGCGACCGCATCCTTCCAGATTGAAGGCGCCACGAAGGTCGATGGTCGAAAGCCGTCAATCTGGGATGCTTTTTGTAACATGCCGGGCCGCGTCTATAACCGCGATAACGGAGACGTCGCCTGCGACCACTACAACCGGCTGGAAGATGACCTCGATCTTATCAAGGCGATGGGTGTTGAAGCCTACAGGTTTTCGATTGCGTGGCCACGGATCATTCCAGATGGCTTTGGCCCGATCAATGAAAAAGGCCTGGATTTTTACGACCGGTTGGTCGACGGATGCAAGGCGCGCGGTATCAAGACCTACGCAACGCTCTACCACTGGGATTTGCCGTTGACGTTGATGGGTGACGGTGGCTGGACGGCGCGCTCAACGGCCCATGCATTTCACCGTTACGCCAAAACAGTGATGGCTCGCTTGGGCGACCGTCTGGATGCGGTTGCCACCTTCAATGAACCCTGGTGCGCGGTATGGCTCAGTCACCTTTATGGCATTCACGCACCGGGCGAGCGCAACATGCAAGCAGCACTCGCCGCCATGCACCATATCAATCTGGCTCATGGTCTTGGTGTCGAGGCTTCACGCCATGTCGCGCCTAAGGTTCCTGTCGGTCTGGTGCTGAACGCCCATTCCGTTATCCCCGCGTCGGACAGTCAGGCCGACCACAACGCTGCCGAGCGTGCTTTCCAGTTCCATAATGGTGCATTCTTCGATCCTGTCTTCAAGGGCGAATACCCCAAGGAAATGATGGAGGCACTTGGAGATCGCATGCCGATCGTCGAGGCGGACGACCTCTCGATCATCTCGCAGAAACTGGACTGGTGGGGTCTCAATTATTATACCCCTATGCGAGTTGCGGACGATGCGTCTGTTGATGCCGAGTTTCCTGCAACCAAAGCAGCTCCCTTTATCAGCGATGTCAAAACGGACATTGGCTGGGAGGTCTATTCGCCAGCACTTGCCTCGCTGGTGGAGGAGCTTTACGCGCGGTATGAATTGCCCGATTGCTACATCACCGAAAACGGCGCGTGTTACAATATGGGCGTTGAAGACGGGGAGGTGAATGACCAGCCACGTCTCGACTATTATGCAGATCACCTTTCTGTCGTGTCCGACCTTATCAAGGGCGGTTACCCCATGCGTGGCTATTTTGCCTGGAGTTTGATGGATAATTTCGAATGGGCTGAAGGGTATCGTATGCGGTTCGGCCTCGTTCACGTCGATTACGATACGCAGGTCCGCACACTCAAGAAAAGTGGCAAATGGTACAGTGCGCTGGCGTCTGAGTTTCCCAAAGGCAATCATCGGAAATCATAAGTAGACAAAATTATCAGTCTTGCTGATTTTTTTTGACGGTAACCTTTTGGTGCCTGCTTGTGCGGACGCGTCTTTGCCCTATCTCAGTCCGGCCACGACCAAACGTGGCGCCTTCGTACCGCCGGGCGAGGGTTGATCCTCCCAAGGGAATATACGGACATGCTTATCGAAAAACTCAACTGGCGTTACGCCACCAAGAAGATGGACCCCTCCAAGGCCGTTTCGGAAGACAAGGTGGAGCGTATCATTGAGGCAGCACGCCTTGCACCAACCTCAAGCGGCCTCCAGCCCTTCGAAGTCATCGTTGTCACAGACCCGGACGTGCGCGCAAATATTCAGGCGATTGCCT
Proteins encoded in this window:
- a CDS encoding HlyD family secretion protein; protein product: MSIEPNGSVRNSFFNLSRYKQMSAQKNSAVRAVNDTQEADAVAKAEAAPAKSAEAPASQSPAPKQKKRSKVLPVIALAVLAGAGWYGYDWWTDGRFMVSTDDAYIRGDIAVIAPKVSGYVAKVNVVANQEVKAGDPLVTLDDGDYRIALDQAEAQIRTEELSLNRIDAQIVGAQSSLQQSIAQKGSLDAALRGAEINQKRASELQAKDVGTVASADNAQVALDQAKANAVAGDAAITSARANVELLRAQRTEAESTIRSLQLSRDKAARDLSFTVLKAPYDGVIGNLAVQTGDLVSVGKRLASLVPMNELYIDANFKETQLARVAPGSKVRVHVDAFDDATIEGTVQSISPASGSIFSMLPPENATGNFTKVIQRVPVRIVFSKEDLAKHNLRAGLSVVVDVDTRTAPEHTQTAEAK
- a CDS encoding TerC family protein, translated to MESVLPLLSDPAAWVALVTLIVMEVVLGIDNLIFISILTNKLPPEQREKARRIGIGLALVMRLGLLGTVAWIVQLTTPVFEIFGHAFSWKDMILIGGGLFLMWKATKEIHHNVDPEDHKEDMVGGAVTMNFGSAIGQILLLDLVFSVDSIITAVGMTPHLPIMIIAVVVAVVVMLLAATPLANFIERNPTIVMLALAFLMMIGMTLIAEGMGFHVPKGYVYAAMAFSALVELLNMLARNARRRKKADATDTH
- a CDS encoding LacI family DNA-binding transcriptional regulator, with the protein product MKPTVHDIAAKAGVSLATVDRVLNVRKGVHAATRAKVEAAISDLGYVRDMAAANLAKGRSYSLVFVVPGNDNSFMATLRAEVRAAASRSHIERTAIRVIEVPPFDAAALTQALDVARQERPSGVAFVAIDSHDVAEATERLSESGIATVTLVSDISGAHRDHYAGVDNVAAGRTAASLLGRFLSGRGGEVAVVAGSMLVRDHRERLQGFRAVIEAEFPEIRLLPVLEGRDNPQTVATLVGEALQNTSLSGIYSLGAGNRGLIRALKANVGDRSVSVIAHELTENTANALREGVIDAVLNQDAGHEVRSAIRVLKARADGQQVIAAQERIRIDIFLRDNLP
- the xylB gene encoding xylulokinase; the encoded protein is MYLGLDLGTSGVKALLIDGDQKIIGSANGSLDVSRPHHGWSEQDPAAWIKASETAVAGLKAKFPKELAAVKGIGLSGQMHGATLVDDAGKVLRPCILWNDTRSFAEAAKLDTDPRFRKITGNIVFPGFTAPKLVWVANNEPEIFAKVAKVLLPKDYLRLWLTGEYISEMSDSAGTSWLDTGARKWSPELLAATGLDEKQMPSLVEGTDEAGVLRADLAAEWGISGKVVVAGGAGDNAASACGMGTVEEGHAFVSLGTSGVLFAANASYLPKPESAVHAFCHALPNTWHQMGVILSATDALNWYSRLTGQSAAALTAELGDELLAPSGVTFAPYLSGERTPHNDAAIRGSFIGLAHESDRKALTQAVLEGVTFAIRDNLEALKSAGTSISRVTAIGGGSRSAYWLASIATSLGVPVDIPAEGDFGAAFGAARLGLIAATGADPVSVCTQPKTDSTIEPVAALAGAYEEAYARYRALYPAIKSL
- a CDS encoding TetR/AcrR family transcriptional regulator, which produces MAIDTDAGCPGNSVGRFAAGEDPAKREQILAGAWRVFKLKGFDAASMNDITREAGVSKGTIYVYFSNKEDLFVALVDQHRQEFAASMRNILAGTEEVRDGLKQFGLAFANKMICSDMIPAMRSVLGVVDRMPKLAQRFFIAAPNNVRTVLQDFIEHHVALGHLKIDDLELAARQFIELSTGTFFKMRLFGELEGPVPDEELNRVIDSAIKVFMAAYGTDRA
- a CDS encoding DHA2 family efflux MFS transporter permease subunit; this encodes MAATVVGTGGATVPADPPMDKRRLIAFFAMVFGMFMSILDIQIVSASLAEIQAGLGAGSDEIAWVQTSYLIAEVIMIPLSGTLARILSTRVLFATCAAGFTISSALCATATNIDQMIVYRAIQGFIGGGMIPSVFAAAFTIFPPSKRSVVSPIIGLVATLAPTIGPTVGGYLSNAFSWHWLFLVNIIPGIIVTILTWSFIDFDKPESSLWKKFDWWGLLSMAVFLGSLEYVLEEGNNKDWFNDEHIVLGTIAMVVGAVVFFWRAFKVEFPVVDIRAFSDRNFSIGSLFSFVMGIGLYGLTYLYPLYLGRVRGYDALMIGETMFVSGLAMFFTAPIAGKVSTKLDPRVMMAIGFISFSAGTWIMTHVTTDWDFYELLIPQILRGFGLMMCMVPINNIALGTLPPARIKNASGLFNLTRNLGGAVGLAVINTLLSQRTDDHYVRLSEHVTYANPEALEWLNSVGANYDSYGLDGASVAIKKLVGMVSQQAWILAFSDIFLLLTGLFISLILLTVLIQKPKAAPPPDAAH
- the xylA gene encoding xylose isomerase, with amino-acid sequence MSTGFFGDISKIKYEGPDSTNPLAFRHYNPDEIVGGKRMEDHLRFAVAYWHSFAWEGSDPFGGRTFDRPWFGDDMAKAKLKADVAFEMFSLLGAPYYCFHDADARPEGKNFAESTKNLNEIVDYLQKKQEETGVKLLWGTANLFSNRRFMSGASTNPDPDVFAYSAATIKTCMDATMKLGGENYVLWGGREGYETLLNTDLKREFDQMARMLHMVVEYKYKIGFKGTILVEPKPQEPTKHQYDYDVATVYGFLKKYGLENEVKMNIEQGHAILAGHTFEHELALASALGIFGSIDMNRNDYQSGWDTDQFPNNVPEMALAYYQVLQAGGFTTGGTNFDSKLRRQSLDPADLLIGHIGGMDCCARGLKAAAKMVEDGALSKPLSERYAKWDQPEAQKMLRGELKLEDIAAKVERENINPEPKSGRQEYLENVVNRYV
- a CDS encoding beta-glucosidase is translated as MTDPKVLAARFPGDFLFGVATASFQIEGATKVDGRKPSIWDAFCNMPGRVYNRDNGDVACDHYNRLEDDLDLIKAMGVEAYRFSIAWPRIIPDGFGPINEKGLDFYDRLVDGCKARGIKTYATLYHWDLPLTLMGDGGWTARSTAHAFHRYAKTVMARLGDRLDAVATFNEPWCAVWLSHLYGIHAPGERNMQAALAAMHHINLAHGLGVEASRHVAPKVPVGLVLNAHSVIPASDSQADHNAAERAFQFHNGAFFDPVFKGEYPKEMMEALGDRMPIVEADDLSIISQKLDWWGLNYYTPMRVADDASVDAEFPATKAAPFISDVKTDIGWEVYSPALASLVEELYARYELPDCYITENGACYNMGVEDGEVNDQPRLDYYADHLSVVSDLIKGGYPMRGYFAWSLMDNFEWAEGYRMRFGLVHVDYDTQVRTLKKSGKWYSALASEFPKGNHRKS